Within the Butyrivibrio sp. AE3004 genome, the region GATATCATATTAAACGTAGCACAGTTACTCATAAAAATCTGTATTCATATCCTTAAATTTGCATAAATAATTACGAAAAAAAGCACAAACTACAAGCGATTTCAAATTGCATGTTTGGCGGTGTGACAGTATACTTGTAATAGTAGGTAATTATCGGTGTTGTATGAACTGATCTAAGGAGGATTCTTTCAGATGGAAAACGAAGAGCTTCTAAAAAAAATAGCTGAAAATTCAGAGAAAAGCCTTAAGTTTCACAGAATAAGTGCGCTTTGTCTGATCGGAATATTTTGTGTTGTACTGATAAGTGCGATAAATATTGTTCCAAAAGCACAGACTACAATCAATGAGATATATCTTGCTGCTCAAAGCAGCCGTGAAATGGTGTCTGATGCTCAGAAGACTATGGAAAAGGTAAATGAGATGACAGCATCGCTTACAGATACAAGCGATAAGATGAATGAACTTCTTGTTGAGAATTCAGGCACGATTACCGAATCTCTCGATAAGATGTCTAAAGTAGATTTTGACGGTTTGAATGCGGCAATTCAGGATCTGCAGGATGCTGTCGGACCGTTTGCAAAGTTCATGAAATCATTCGGAAGATAATATAGCTTATTGATGATTGTGGACCGGGTAAGATAAAAATTTCGTATATAGGAGGATGGGAAAAATGGCAGGAAAAAAGACAACAGACAAGATAATCGATATCGCTAAGAATGTAAGTGAGGCTGCAAAGCCCTATGTTGAGAAGGCAGAGCCTTACTTTGAAATGGCTAAAGAGAAGGCAGAGCCTGTTATCGATGAGGTGATGGAAAAGAGCGGCCCTGTTATAAAGGATGTTATGGAAAAAGCAGAGCCTGTTATAAAGGAAGTTAAAAAGAGAACAGAGCCCGCAACCAAGGTCATAAAGGAACAGGGCGAGAAGGCAGCGGATGCTGTTAAACAGGCTACCAAAGATATCACAGAGACAAACGCAAGAAAAAATACAAAGACAGAATTTTTCATTCAGTACAAGGACTATGAGGTTCGTACTACTGATATTGCAGAGACTATCCGTGAAAAATATGTGGCTGAGGGCCATAAGGTTTCAGATATAAAGGAACTTCAGATTTACTTAAAGCCCGAAGAGAATACAGCATATTATGTTGTTAACCACACGGACACAGGAAAATTTACTTATTAAACCGGAGACCTGCATTAGATGGCAATTGAGAAAAATGTATTTTTTAACCTGAGACATTATGAATACGGAGAGGCTTTTTTCGGGAGCTATAAAGGAATGCGCTACAGGCTTGCGAGAGAACCTCTTGAGAATGTATTTTTTACACCTGTGGATCAAAGAGATCCCGATGCCAGACTTATGGCAACTGTATGGCCTGAGCCTTACAGCTATTTTGACACTGAGGACGAAAAGAAAATATCAGAAAAATTTGAGATTACAGAAGAGGGCTTCGAGCAGGCTGTCGCTTGGATTAATGCGCAGTACGAGTCCGGAAACTGGTAACTATACGGCTGTTGCGTC harbors:
- a CDS encoding DUF6465 family protein; this encodes MAGKKTTDKIIDIAKNVSEAAKPYVEKAEPYFEMAKEKAEPVIDEVMEKSGPVIKDVMEKAEPVIKEVKKRTEPATKVIKEQGEKAADAVKQATKDITETNARKNTKTEFFIQYKDYEVRTTDIAETIREKYVAEGHKVSDIKELQIYLKPEENTAYYVVNHTDTGKFTY